The Magnetospirillum sp. XM-1 genomic interval CTCTATCGCCTGGAGAAGCCCGACGACGCCCTGGAACTGGACATCGAGGAGGCCTTCGCCGAGGGTATCAGCCTGATCGAATGGCCGGACCGCCTGGGGCCGCATCTGCCGCGCAAACGCCTGGACGTTTCGCTGCAACAGGGTGAGGCCGGGCTGGGCCGCCACGCCACCCTGACCGCCTATGGCCCCTGGGCCGAGCGTCTTGGAGATTTCCTGCATGAGTGACCGCGAGGATTTGATCCGCTCCTTCCTGACCAAGGCCGGATGGGGGACGGCCCAGCGCGGCCGGCTGGCCGGCGACGCCAGTTTCCGCCATTACGACCGGCTGGTGCGAGACGGCCGCCCGGCGGTGATGATGGACGCCCCGCCGCCAAAGGAGGACGTGCGGCCCTTCGTGCGCATCGCGCGGCACTTGAAGGCGCTGGGCCTGTCGGCCCCCGAACTGCTGGCGGTGGACGAGGAGAACGGCCTGTTGCTGCTGGAAGACCTGGGCGACGGCACCTATACCCGCCTGCTGGAAGGCGGCCATGACGAGGCGGCGCTGTACGCGCTGGCCACCGACGTGCTGGCCGAGATCGCGGCGCGGCCCGACGCGCCCCTGCCCGGCACGCCCCCCTATGACGACGAGAAGCTGCTGACCGAGGCCTGCCTGCTCACCGACTGGTACATGCCCGCCATGGCCGGCAAGGATACCGACGCCGAGGCGCGGGCCGAATACGTGGCGATCTGGCAGCGGCTGTTCCCCGTCGCCCGCATGGTCCCCGACACATTGGTGCTGCGCGACTTCCACGTGGACAATCTGATGCTGCTGGACCGGCCCGGCCTCGCCGCCTGCGGGTTGCTGGACTTCCAGGACGCGGTGATCGGGCCACTCACCTACGACCTGATGAGCCTGCTGGAGGATGCGCGCCGCGACATCGACCCGGTGATGATCGAGATCATGAAGGGCCGCTTCCTCAAGCGCTTCCCCAACATCGACCGCGCCGTGTTCGAGGCGTCGTGGGCGGTGATGGCGGCGCAGCGCCACGCCAAGGTGATCGGCATCTTCACCCGGCTGTGCAAGCGCGACGGCAAGCCCGGCTATCTGGTCCACATCCCCCGCGTCTGGCGCCTGCTGGAGGGGGCGTGCCGGCATCCGGTGCTGGCGGAGCTGACCCGATGGCTCGACCGCCACATGCCGAAGGAAGCCCGGGGAGTGCCCAGCCCCCAGGAATCCAAGCCATGAGCGCCCACATCACCCACGCTATGGTGCTGGCGGCGGGATTGGGCCTGCGCATGCGGCCGATCACGCTCACCACACCCAAACCGCTGGTCAAGGTGGCGGGACGCACCATGCTGGACCGGGCGCTGGACCATGTGGCCCGCGCCGGCATCGACGACATCGTGGTCAACACCCACTGGCTGGCCGACAAGGTGGCCGAGCATCTGGCCGGACGGGGCGACATCACGCTCTCGCACGAGCCGGAGC includes:
- a CDS encoding aminoglycoside phosphotransferase family protein, which encodes MSDREDLIRSFLTKAGWGTAQRGRLAGDASFRHYDRLVRDGRPAVMMDAPPPKEDVRPFVRIARHLKALGLSAPELLAVDEENGLLLLEDLGDGTYTRLLEGGHDEAALYALATDVLAEIAARPDAPLPGTPPYDDEKLLTEACLLTDWYMPAMAGKDTDAEARAEYVAIWQRLFPVARMVPDTLVLRDFHVDNLMLLDRPGLAACGLLDFQDAVIGPLTYDLMSLLEDARRDIDPVMIEIMKGRFLKRFPNIDRAVFEASWAVMAAQRHAKVIGIFTRLCKRDGKPGYLVHIPRVWRLLEGACRHPVLAELTRWLDRHMPKEARGVPSPQESKP